DNA from Pelagibacterium nitratireducens:
GCGTTTGCGCCAGACCCGCCCGTCCGGTACCAACCGGGCGGGTGTTTTTTTGGCAGGATGTCATGGGTTTTTTCGACGTTGTCGTTATCGGAGCCGGGGCGGCGGGCATGATGTGCGCGGCAACCGCCGGCCAGCGTGGCCGGTCGGTCCTCATTGTCGATCACGCCGAGGCGCCGGGCAAGAAGATCCGCATTTCGGGCGGCGGGCGGTGCAACTTCACCAACATCCACACGAGCTCGCAATCGTTCCTCTCGCAAAACCCAAAATTCGCAATTTCAGCTCTGAGGCGCTATCGCCCCGCGGACTTCATTGCGCTGGTGGAACGCTACGGCATCGCCTATCACGAAAAAACGCTCGGTCAGCTCTTTTGCGACGGGTCGGCCCAGCAGGTCATCGACATGCTGCTCGATGAAATGAAAGCCGCCGGCGTGCGGCTCGAACTGGGTGTCGGTGTCGAGGCGATCGAGCCTTCGGCCAATGGCTACGCCCTGCGGCTGCCCGACGGCCCGGTTACCTGCACATCGCTGGTCATAGCGACAGGTGGCAAGTCGATACCGAAAATGGGCGCCACCGGCTTTGCCTATCAGGTCGCGGCCCAGTTCGGTGTGCCGGTCGTCGAACCGCGCCCAGGTCTTGTGCCGCTCACCTTCGAGCCGGGCATGCTTGAGCGCCTTCGGCCACTTGCCGGGGTTTCGCTCGACGCAACGGTAAGCCACGGCAAAACCGCATTCCAAGAGGGCCTGCTGTTCACCCATCGCGGGTTGAGTGGTCCCTCGATCCTGCAAATTTCTTCCTATTGGCGCGAGGGCAATGCCGTTGCCATCGATCTGGCACCGCAGGCCGATATCGCCCAATGGCTAGTCGAGGCGCGCGCGCGCAACGGCAAGCAGTCCGTGCTCAACGCAATTGCCGAGCTGCTGCCACGCCGGGTGGCCGAACTGGTTGTGGCGCAGGCTGGCGTTTCGGGCAATCTTGCCGATCTGGGGCGCAAGGGCATGGACGCCATCGTCGCCGCGATTTCGGACTGGCGGGTCAAACCGGTCGGCACGGAAGGGTATCGCACGGCCGAAGTGACTTTGGGCGGCATCGATACCGCGGCGCTCAGTTCCACCGACATGCAGGTCAAGGCCGTGCCCGGGCTCTATTTCATCGGCGAGGCGGTCGACGTGACCGGCTGGCTCGGAGGTTACAACTTCCAATGGGCCTGGGCTTCGGGCAAGGCGAGCGGGTTGGCCGCTTAACCGGGACTGATCACGGTGTGGACCGTTCCGGCGATGTTGGCGAGCCGGAGGTGGGCGCTCGAGGGCGAAAGATAACTCGAGGCGAACACAAATCCCCCGACCCCCAGACAGATGATCGCCAGCCAACCGATGATGAACCCTCGGCGGCTGTAGCCCTTGATGGGAGCCGATGATGCCGATTGGGCGGGATTACGTGCAAAGCCTGGAAAACTCATAAATCACAAATCCGGGAGCATGGATGATCGCTCCCTTTGTCGCTTGTGAATGTGCTGGGCCAATGGCGCAATAACGCCAAGACAAAGGCATTAGCGACACATTTGCGGCCGGAGTCGGTGGTGGCTGATTCAAAGGAAACGGACAGACCGCGCATTGTGTTCCAAAGCCCGCATTTGTTGGGGATTCTCGTTGCATTGGGGAACCAAGCGGGGAAGGCGACGTTCATTTGCCATGACGGCTGGGGTGCCGATCGGGGCATGAGTTGAGCCTCGCGGTTCCAGCCTGAAAACTTGAAACAAGCGATTTCAGGAGAAAACTAATGTATCGCAAGCTTCTTGCCTCGACCGCGCTGGCTCTGGTTGTTACCGGCGGCGCCTATGCTCAGGAAATGGCCCCGGCTGATCCCGCCATGGCCCCTGCAGAACCCATGATGGAGACGCCCGCGGAACCCGAAACTCCGCAGGAGCCTCTTGTTAGCGCCGAAGAAACCGGCATCAATGCCGACGGTTGGCTGGCCACCGAAATCATCGGTGAAACCATTTATAATTCCACGGGCGACGACGCCGAAGCCATCGGCGACGTCAATGACTTCGTGCTCGACCAGAACGGCGAAATCGGTGCCGTTGTCGTCGGTGTCGGCGGTTTCCTTGGCATCGGCCAGAAGAGCGTCGCCATCAACTGGTCCGACCTTGAACTGTCCGAGGATATGGACGGCAATAACCGTCTCGTTGCCAGCATGACCCGCGAACAGCTTGAAAATGCTGCCGAATTCGACCGCCAGGAATGGCTGGCAAGTGAATCGGCTGCCGCCGCCGAAATGGATTCGATGGGTGCCGGCGATGCCATGGCTCCCGCTCCCGCCGGTGATGCTATGGCGCCCGCCGCCCCCGCTGACGACGCGATGGCAACTGAAGAAGCTGCCCCTGCCGATGACGCCATGGCAAGCGAAGAAGCTGCCCCGGCTGATGACGCGATGGCATCTGAAGAAGCTGCTCCGGCCGATGATGCCATGGCAAGCGAAGAAGCTGCCCCGGCCGATGATGCCATGGCAAGCGAAGAAGCCGCTCCGGCTGAAGACGCGATGGCAGCCGAGGAAGCCCCGGCTGAAGCCGACGCTGCCGCTGCTGCCGATTTCGACAGCATGGAATCGGTCGCTACCGCCGATATTTCGGCAGATGAGTTGACCGGTACGGCGGTTTACGGCGCGGGCGATGAGGAAATCGGCTCGATTGGCGACATCCTGCTTTCGGAAGACGGCACGGTTGATGCCGTTGTCATCGACTTCGGCGGCTTCCTGGGTATTGCCACCAAGCCTGTTGCCGTTGCCTTCGACAATCTGACTTTCGTCCGTGACGAAAATGGCGGCCTGATCCTGCGCACTCCGCTTACCGCAGAGGAACTGGAAGCCGCTCCCGAGTATGACGAGGAAGCCTATCTCTCGGCTCCCGAAGACAACTCGCTGATCGTCGAGTAACCAACGCCTACCACACTTGACGGGAAAGGGCCGGCCTCCAAGCCGGCCCTTTTGCCATGTCAGCCGCCCGGGCGAGGAGCGGATGGTGGATTTTCACAACGGCACTGGTGGGCCATCCCCAACCCGCATTTCTCCCTGAAAAGGAGGGATGCCATGGCTGACAAGACCATACCTGCCTGTTTCGATGCTGGCGCCATGACTGTAGCCCAGCCGAAATTGCCAGGGACCCCACACTGTCCCATGCACGCAAGATCGAACTGCTTGAAACTCTCAGGGACCATCACGCCGCTCCGGCGAACAAAGGCGTGCTGCGCGGTGCCGATCTCGACAAGCTCTTCAAGCTCAATTCGCTGGCCAAGGACCACGCGTAATCCCGGCCACAAAAAAAGGCCGGTCACATTGACCGGCCTTTTTCCCGTGTGTTGCTAGGCTCAATCGTCGTCATCGCCGCCGGACGTGCCGAAATACCAGCCAAGCGCGATGGCGGCCACGGCGGGCCAGAACAACCGTCCCCGGGCTCGAGAGGCGATGCGCAGGCCGGTCGATGCCAGCGAAACAGTGGACGCCATCATCGCCGTATTGGCGGAATTGCGGCGCTTCTGTTCTTTCTTGTGTTTGTGCCGGGCGATGACGATACCCAGCGAAATGCCCGCGAGAACAAGAAAGCCCGCGCCCATAATCAGGGCGGCTTCCAACGGGCCGGTTTCCTGAGCCAGCCAGATATAGAGCGCGGCGATAAGGAAGCCGAGCCCGACCAGGCCGATCAGGCCGATGATTGCGTAAACGGCAACCGACAGCCCCATCGACCGGACAGCCGATGTTGCGCGGTCGGTCACCGCCGTGAAAGGTGCGGTCAGCGCCATGGCGCCGCTCCTTAAAGAATTTTGGAAAGAACGAAACCGACGCCGGCCGCGATAAGCACTGACGAGATCGGCTTTTCGCGGATCATCGACTTGAGTTCGCCTTCCGCGGCCTCGAAACTGTCCTGGACCTGCTCCAGTGTCTCTTCGCCCTTTTGTTCCGCGGTCTTGCGGAGGCGGCGGGCTTCGGTTTTGGCTCCGTCGGTGCGATATTTGACGACATCGCCCAGCGTTGCCGTGATGGCGGCGACGTCTTCACGCAGCGCCGCGATTTCGGCATCGAGATCTTTTGCCGGATCGTCAGTGTTGGCTTTTGCTGTACGGGCTGTTGTTGCGGCTCGGGCCATGATTGGCCTCCCATGTTTGAGTTATACCCGCAACTCTAACGCCGAAACGAAAGAGAGGTTCCGGGCGCAATGCCCGAAACCCCTTAATTTTCCGCGTTTTTTGATGTGTCAGGCCGCGCTGGAGGAGGAAAGGTTCATAACCCCGACCGCCACGGCGTCGGGACCGAACTCGCCATCGCCCTCGAGCTTGAGGATGGTCGCCAGCTGCGTGCGGGCACGGCTGACACGGCTCTTGATCGTGCCGACTGCGCAATCGCAGATTTCAGCCGCTTCCTCGTAGGAAAATCCCGAGGCGCCCACCAGGATGAGCGCTTCGCGCTGATCTTCGGGGAGCTGGTTTACGGCCTTCTTGAAATCTTCCATATCGAGGCGGCCGACCTGTTCGGGATGGCTCGAGAGCTTTTCGGCCATTGCCCCTTCGGGATCGGACACTTCGCGCTTGCGCTTGCGCATCTGACTATAGAATTCATTGCGCAGAATGGTGAAGAGCCAGCCCTTGAGATTGGTGCCGGGCGTGAACGAGGACCGCTTGTCCCAGGCGCGCACAAGCGTCTCCTGCACCAGATCGTCGGCCTTGTCGGCTGCACCGACAAGCGACATGGCAAAGGCACGAAGATTGGGAATTACGGCGAGCAGTTCGGCGCGGAAATCATATGTGTCTGACATGGCCGCCTCCTATTCGGACTTGGACTTGTCATCGTCTCCGAGCTTGCCAAGCAGCTCAAGCAGACGATCGGGAACCGGCTCTGCGACGACGTCGTCGTAGAGTTCGCGTAGCTTGAGCCCAATGAAGGCCTGTGAATCTGCTCCCAGGCTTGGCTTTTCTTCGCCCTCACGGACCTTTTCGTCCTGATCGTCACTGGTCATGTTTTTGCTGCTGAGTTGCGTCACGTTTACCCCACAAAGCGACTTGTTGTTGGCTCCGGAAACGTCAAGAGTCAAAAAAAGTTCCATCGTTGCGGAACTTTTCGTCAAAGGTGCCGTTATCGGTCCATTGTCGCCGCCTGCGCGTAAGGCGAGGCGACTATCCGAGGGAGCTATATTTATGAATCTTGCTGAGTTGATTGCGCCGCACATTCCTTATCTGAGGCGTTTTGCGCGGTCGTTGACCGGTAGCCAGTCGAGTGGCGACGCCTATGTTTCTGCAACGCTCGAGGCGCTTGTTGCCGACAGGTCGATCTTTCCGACCGACCTCGATCCCAAGGTGGCCCTTTACAAGGTCTTTTCCCAGCTCTGGAAGTCGGTCGATATCAATCTGGCCGAGCTGCCTCCCGCGGCACACGCATGGGAAGAGCAGGCTCGCCGCAGTTTGCGTGCGATTGCGCCGCTGCCGCGTCAGGCTTTTCTTCTCATGGCCGTCGAACGGTTTTCCAACGCCGAGGGTGCCGAAATTCTTGGCGTCAGCGACGTGGAATTCGCCGAGCTCATCGAATCCGCTTCCACGGAGATGGCGCGTCAGGTTGCAACCACCGTTCTGATTATCGAGGACGAGCCCCTGATCGCCATGGACATCGAGCAGATGGTTGAGTCGCTGGGCCATTCGGTGACCGGCGTTGCGCGGACTCACAAGGAAGCTGTCGAGCTTTTCAATCAGCGCCGGCCCGGCCTCGTTCTCGCCGATATCCAGCTTGCCGATGGCAGCTCGGGCATCGACGCGGTCAACGACATGTTGCGCTCGGCCAGCGTGCCGGTCATCTTCATCACCGCGTTCCCTGAACGTCTTCTGACCGGTGAACGGCCCGAGCCTGCCTTTCTGGTCACCAAGCCCTTCCAGCCCGACATGGTCAAGGCGCTGGTCAGTCAGGTGCTGTTCTTTTCCGAACAGATGGAACAGGCCGCATAAATCGGCGCGGCGCCGGAACAACCCGGCGCCCGGTTCGTTCTCCCACACGTTCAGAATTTTACGGGAGTACGATCATGCTCGGTTGGGCTCTGGCATTTCTCATAATTGCCATTATCGCCGGCGTTCTCGGATTTGGCGGGATCGCCGGGGCAGCATCCTCGATTGCACAGATTCTATTCTTTGTATTTCTCGTCGCAATGGTTATTGGTCTCATCTTCGGGTTGGCTCGGCGCGCACGCTAGCAGCCCCATGGTGCTGAGACGAAAAACGAGCCGCCCATCGGGGCGGTTTAAGTGGGGCTTGTGGAACACTCGGACAAACATGCGTCGCCTATGAAGGGTCAGGACAACGGAAAGTCAGGCGGGGGTACCCTCGAGAGTTCTCGCCGCTTTGCGTTTGCCATGAGGGCCCTGAGTCGAACGCCGGTCTCCCTGAGTTATCAGAACCGCGATCTGCTTTATGAATGGGCGGAAAACCTTCCCTCCGGCATAGAGCTCACCGATGTTCTGGGAAACACCGATTCCGATTTCCTGCCCCGGCTGGCCGCTGAGCGGCTCCGTGCCACCAAACTTCATGTCCTCCAAACCCGTGAGCCCCAACGCTTCGAGTTGCCGGTCAATATTTCCGGGGAGGTCCGCTGGTTCGATATCTGGATCGACCCCGATCTCGATCCGGTCGGCTCGGCGATCGGGGTCTATTCCACGATCATCGATATCAGTGCCCAGAAGCGCCGCGAGGTTCAACTCAAGAACCTGCTGCGTGAGGTCAGCCATCGTTCGCGCAATCTTATGGCCATCGTGCTTTCGCTTGCGTCCCAGACCGCGCGCAGCGCCACCAGCGTTCCAGGCTTCGTTACGGCTTTCTCGGGGCGCCTGCAAGCGATCGCCCGCGCCCAGGATCTGGTGACCGATCGGGATTGGCAGGGCGCTTTGCTCAGCGATCTGATCTCGCGCCAGATTGCCCTTTTTCACCGCGACAACGCGCTGCCGGTCGACCTCAAGGGCGACGACCTGGTCGTCTCGCCCAACGCAGCGCTCTATGTGGGGCTCGCCATCCACGAGTTGGCATCCAACTCTGTTCGCAACGGCCAGTTGTATCCCGGCGACGGGGCCATCAACGTGGCGTTCAGCGTCGAATCGCGGTCGGATGGTGGGCGCAATCTGATCATCAAATGGACCGAACGGCTGGGCGCCGGATCGACGGCCCACGAGATCGAGCCGCTGACCCGCAAATTTCTCGAAAGCGTCGTGCCGCTGGCGGTGGATGGAATGGGCGAGCTTGCGGTCAATGGCAGCCGCGTGGACTATGCCCTGCGCATCGACGGCAGCCACATCACCTGATCCGAGCGATCCTGAAATCCCGCCCCGAACGAGGAAAGACCGGGAAGCCTTTGGGGCTCCCGGCCTTTCTGATAGCGAAAGCGCTTGGGGGAAACGCATCCGCGTTTCCAATAAATGCCGGACGGCGATGATGGTTCCGCCATCGCACAAAAAAAGAGGATCGCCGGGCAGCAATCCTCTTTAGGGTCAGGGCTTGGCACGATGAAGGTAGGGGCGCCTCCATCGGCTGCCCCTAAAACGCGCCTGTGGCCCGCCGGTTCCGTGTCCGATGCATTTTTTGTTCAACCATGTTGGAAGCGCATGAGCGCCATGACGCTAAAGGTGCTGGAATGCGGCCAGAACTCGTGCAACACTCGTGGTCTCTGAGGGGAGGAACAGACATGAACCATGGGTTGCGATATGCCGCAAAAGCCGATCGTTTACGATGCCCCCACCCCTCAGCCACGGGCCAGCGACGCTGAAACGCTTCGCAACGAAATCCTCGAAAAGCTGACCTATGCCGTTGGCAAGGACCCGATTGTCGCGCGCCGCACGGACTGGCTGACCGCGACCATCCTGACCATACGCGACCGGATCATCGACCAGTGGATGGAGTCGACGCGCGATACCTGGCGGACATCGCAAAAGCGCGTCTACTACCTCAGCCTCGAATTTCTGATCGGGCGGCTGATGCGTGACGCCGTGTCCAATCTCGGCATGATGGAGCCGATACGCGAGGCGCTGGCCTCGTTCAATGTCGATCTGGACGAATTGATCGAGCGCGAGCCCGACGCGGCGCTCGGCAATGGCGGTCTTGGCCGTCTGGCCGCCTGTTTTCTTGAATCGATGTCGACGATCAAGGTGCCCGCCTATGGCTATGGCATCCGCTATGTCCACGGGCTTTTCCGCCAGGAAATGAGCGATGGCTGGCAGGTCGAATTGCCCGAAGACTGGCTTGCACACGGCAATCCATGGGAATTCGAGCGTCGCGAAAGCGCTTACGAGATCGGGTTCGGCGGATCGGTCGAGCCGGTCACCCAGCCCGATGGCAGCGTGCGGCAGGTCTGGCATCCGGCCGAACATCTCAATGCGGTGGCCTTCGATACACCGGTCGTGGGGTGGCGCGGCGCGCGGGTGAATACCCTGCGCCTTTGGAGCGCCCAGCCGATCGATCCGCTGCTGCTCGACCGCTTCAATTCGGGCGACCATATCGGGGCGCTGGAAGAAAGCGCCAAGGCTGTCTCGATCACCCGCGTGCTCTATCCCGCCGACTCCACGCCGGCCGGTCAGGAATTGCGGCTGCGGCAGGAGTTTTTCTTTTCCTCGGCCTCGCTGCAGGACATCGTACGCCGCCATCTCCAGCAATATGGAGATCTGGGCTCGCTGCCCGACAAGGTGGCCATCCAGCTCAACGACACCCATCCGGCGATTTCGATTGCCGAAATGATGCGTATCCTGATGGACGTGCAGGGGCTGAGCTGGAACGAAGCCTGGAAGCTGACCAAGGGCATTTTCTCCTACACCAACCACACGCTGTTGCCCGAGGCTCTGGAAACATGGCCCGTGGCGCTGCTCGAGCGGCTCTTGCCGCGCCAGATGCAGATTGCCTATGCCATAAACGCCATGGTGCTCGAGGAAGCGCGCGAAAAAGGGCTCGATGACTCCCGGATCGCGGCGATTTCCCTGATCGACGAGAATGGTGGCCGTCGGTTGCGTATGGGGCAGCTGGCGTTTGTGGGGTCCCATTCGATCAACGGGGTTTCCGCCCTGCATACCGAATTGATGAAGCAGACGGTGTTTGCCGATCTGCACAAACTCTACCCCGACCGCATCAACAACAAGACCAATGGTGTCACGCCACGCCGCTGGCTGATGCAGTGCAATCCGGCGCTGACCCGGCTGATTTCCGAGCGCATCGGCCCCGATTTCAAGGACGATATCGAACAGCTCATCAAGCTCGACGTGCATGCCGAGGACAAGTCGTTCCAGGACCAGTTCGCAGCCGTCAAGCGTGGCAACAAGGAACGCCTTGCGGCGCTCATCAAGGAGCGGGCAGGGGTCACGGTCTCGCCCGATGCGCTGTTTGATATCCAGATCAAGCGCATCCATGAATACAAGCGCCAATTGCTCAACATCATGGAAGCGGTGGCGCAGTACAACATGATCCGCGCCCATCCCGAAAAGCGCTGGGTGCCGCGGGTCAAGGTCTTCGCGGGCAAGGCGGCGCCCAGTTACTGGAACGCCAAGCTCATCATCAAGCTCATCAACGACGTTGCCAAGGTCATCAACAACGACCCCGCCGTGCGTGGGCTCTTGAAGGTGGTGTTCCTGCCCAATTACAACGTGTCGCTGGCCGAAACCATTATCCCGGCCGCCGATCTGTCCGAACAGATTTCCACCGCCGGCATGGAAGCCTCGGGGACCGGGAACATGAAGTTTGCGCTCAACGGGGCCTTGACCATCGGCACCATGGATGGGGCCAATGTCGAGATGCGCGAGCGGTTGGGGCCGGAAAACATTGTTATTTTCGGAATGACCTCGGACGAGGTCGATGACGTCCGGGCTCAGAACCGGCCGCCGCGCGAATTGATCGAAGCCAGTCAATCGTTGCGCGAGGTCATCGAAGCGATCGGGTCGGGAGTGTTTTCGCCCGACGACCGGGCGCGCTATCGCGCCCTGATGGATGGGCTTTACGACCATGACTGGTTCATGGTGGCGCGCGATTTCGACGCCTATTGCGCCGCGCAGCGCAAGGTCGATACGTTCTGGAACGACCGCACGGTCTGGAACGCCATGGCGATCCGCAATACAGCGAGAATGGCCTGGTTTTCCTCGGATCGCACGATCCGTGAATATGCCGACGATATCTGGGGAGCGCCGCACATCTGACGATTTGACTGCGGGACGCCGGAACTTGGGGGTCTCCGGCGGGTTCATAACAAACAGACTGATGCACCGACATCAGAGGGGGAGTAGAGCACTTGGCAAAAAAGCAGTCCGGATGGCAGGCCGATCCCAAACAGATCGCTCGGGTGGTGAGTGGACAACACGACGACCCTTTCGCGATTTTGGGCCTGCACGAGAGTGAGGGCCAATGGGTCGCCCGTGCACTCGTGCCTCACGCCCAATGGGCCGAGGTGCGCACACTCGATGGCAAGCCCCTGGGAAAGCTTGAAAAACGGGACGATGCGGGCTTTTTTGAAGGTCCGGTGACCATAGACCGTTTTCAACCCGTACTGTACCATGCCGGCAATGACGGGGGCGAGTGGGATGTGATCGATCCCTATTCGTTTGGCCCGGTGCTCGGCCCGATGGACGACTATTACATCGGCGAGGGATCCCATCTGCGCCTGTTCGACAAGATGGGCGCCCACTTCATGACATTCGAGGGCGTGGAGGGCACCCATTTTGCCGTCTGGGCACCCAATGCGCGGCGCGTTTCGGTTGTCGGCTCGTTCAACGATTGGGACGGGCGACGCCACGCCATGCGGCTGCGCAACCAGATCGGCATCTGGGAAATTTTCGTGCCCGGCGTCACGCCAGGCGCGCAATACAAATACGAGATCATCGGCAAGGAGGGCAATCTCCTGCCGCTCAAGGCCGATCCGTATGCGCAGCAATCGGAGATGCGGCCAAAAACCGCTTCGGTGGTGGCTGACCCGACCCCGTTTGCCTGGACCGACCAGGCGTATATGGAAGCGCGCAAATCGCGCGACTACCGCCACGAACCGATGAGCGTTTACGAGGTGCATCTGGGCTCCTGGCGCAAGCGGCCCGATGGCGGGTTCTTGAGCTATGAGCAGCTTGCCGAGCAATTGGTGCCCTATGCCGCCGATATGGGCTTTACCCATATCGAGTTGCTGCCGATTTCCGAGCACCCTTACGATCCGAGCTGGGGCTATCAGCCGACGGGGCTTTATGCGCCCACCGCACGGTTCGGGGATCCGGCCGGGTTTGCCCGGTTTGTCGATGCAGCGCACAATGCGGGGCTGGGGATCATTCTCGATTGGGTGCCCGCCCATTTCCCGACCGACGAGCACGGGCTGGCCAAGTTCGATGGCACCGCGCTCTACGAGCACGCCGATCCGCGTCAGGGCTATCACCCGGACTGGAACACGGCGATCTACAATTTCGGGCGCAAGGAAGTCTCGAGCTTTCTCACCAACAATGCGCTCTACTGGCTGGAAAGGTTCCACATCGACGGGCTGCGGGTCGATGCGGTGGCCTCCATGCTCTATCTCGATTATTCGCGCCAGCCGGGCCAGTGGGTGCCCAACAGTCAGGGCGGCAACGAGAATATCGAAGCGATCGCCTTTCTCCAGCGCGTCAACGCCGAAACCTACGGCCACCACCCCGGCACCTTCACCGTGGCCGAGGAATCGACGAGCTGGCCGGGGGTGACCGCGCCGACCTATGCCAAGGGTCTGGGGTTCGGGTTCAAGTGGAATATGGGCTTCATGAACGACACGCTGCGCTACATGCAGCGCGAGCCGATCCACCGCCGCTTCCACCACCATGACCTGACCTTCGGGCTGCTCTACGCCTTTTCGGAAAATTTCACGCTGCCGCTGAGCCATGACGAAGTGGTGCATGGCAAGGGGTCGCTGCTCTCCAAGATGCCGGGCGACGACTGGCAGAAGTTTGCCAACCTTCGCGCCTATTATGCCTTCATGTGGGGGTATCCGGGCAAGAAGCTGTTGTTCATGGGCCAGGAATTTGCCCAGCGCGAAGAGTGGAGCGAGGCCCATGCGCTCGACTGGTGGCTGCTCGATGCGCCATCTCACGAAGGCATAAGGCGGCTGATTTCCGACCTCAATACCGTCTATCGCGAACTGCCGGCGCTGCATGGACGCGATTGCGAGCCCGAAGGGTTCGAGTGGATCATTGCCAACGATCAGGCCAATTCGGTGCTGGCCTGGGTGCGCAAAGCTCCCGATGCGGCCCCTGTGGTGGTCATCACCAATCTGACCCCCGTGCCGCGCGAAAAATACCGGCTGCCCATGCCTGCCGCCGGGCGGTGGGTCGAGCGCATCAATACCGACGCGGGCTGGTATGCGGGGTCCAACACGGGCAATCAGGGTGTGGTCAGCGCAACCAAAGGCAATGAATTCGGTTATCCGGCAACGGCAGAGATCGTTCTGCCGCCGCTGTCGACCCTCATCCTGCAATTTGAGCCGGGATAGGCAAAAAAAGGAAAACGCCACCGGAGAGGGACCAGCCGGAGGTGCAACAAAGGAGAGGATCATGGTCGACAAGAAGAACCCGGCGCCCCTTGCCCGTGATGCCATGGCCTATGTGCTGGCCGGTGGGCGCGGCACGCGGCTCATGGAACTGACCGACCGGCGCGCCAAGCCGGCGGTCTATTTCGGGGGAAAGTCGCGCATCATCGATTTTGCGCTGTCCAATGCCATCAATTCGGGCATCCGCCGCATTTCGGTGGCCACGCAATATCAGGCGCACAGCCTGATCCGGCACCTGCAACGCGGCTGGAACTTTTTGCGTACCGAACGCAACGAGAGCTTCGACATCCTGCCGGCCAGCCAGCGGGTGGCCGAGGACATGTGGTATGCGGGAACGGCGGACGCGGTCTATCAGAACATCGACATCATCGACGACTACAACACCAAATACA
Protein-coding regions in this window:
- a CDS encoding sigma-70 family RNA polymerase sigma factor; translated protein: MSDTYDFRAELLAVIPNLRAFAMSLVGAADKADDLVQETLVRAWDKRSSFTPGTNLKGWLFTILRNEFYSQMRKRKREVSDPEGAMAEKLSSHPEQVGRLDMEDFKKAVNQLPEDQREALILVGASGFSYEEAAEICDCAVGTIKSRVSRARTQLATILKLEGDGEFGPDAVAVGVMNLSSSSAA
- a CDS encoding response regulator, which gives rise to MNLAELIAPHIPYLRRFARSLTGSQSSGDAYVSATLEALVADRSIFPTDLDPKVALYKVFSQLWKSVDINLAELPPAAHAWEEQARRSLRAIAPLPRQAFLLMAVERFSNAEGAEILGVSDVEFAELIESASTEMARQVATTVLIIEDEPLIAMDIEQMVESLGHSVTGVARTHKEAVELFNQRRPGLVLADIQLADGSSGIDAVNDMLRSASVPVIFITAFPERLLTGERPEPAFLVTKPFQPDMVKALVSQVLFFSEQMEQAA
- a CDS encoding DUF1328 domain-containing protein; translated protein: MLGWALAFLIIAIIAGVLGFGGIAGAASSIAQILFFVFLVAMVIGLIFGLARRAR
- a CDS encoding NepR family anti-sigma factor, coding for MTSDDQDEKVREGEEKPSLGADSQAFIGLKLRELYDDVVAEPVPDRLLELLGKLGDDDKSKSE
- a CDS encoding sensor histidine kinase gives rise to the protein MRALSRTPVSLSYQNRDLLYEWAENLPSGIELTDVLGNTDSDFLPRLAAERLRATKLHVLQTREPQRFELPVNISGEVRWFDIWIDPDLDPVGSAIGVYSTIIDISAQKRREVQLKNLLREVSHRSRNLMAIVLSLASQTARSATSVPGFVTAFSGRLQAIARAQDLVTDRDWQGALLSDLISRQIALFHRDNALPVDLKGDDLVVSPNAALYVGLAIHELASNSVRNGQLYPGDGAINVAFSVESRSDGGRNLIIKWTERLGAGSTAHEIEPLTRKFLESVVPLAVDGMGELAVNGSRVDYALRIDGSHIT
- a CDS encoding PRC-barrel domain-containing protein gives rise to the protein MYRKLLASTALALVVTGGAYAQEMAPADPAMAPAEPMMETPAEPETPQEPLVSAEETGINADGWLATEIIGETIYNSTGDDAEAIGDVNDFVLDQNGEIGAVVVGVGGFLGIGQKSVAINWSDLELSEDMDGNNRLVASMTREQLENAAEFDRQEWLASESAAAAEMDSMGAGDAMAPAPAGDAMAPAAPADDAMATEEAAPADDAMASEEAAPADDAMASEEAAPADDAMASEEAAPADDAMASEEAAPAEDAMAAEEAPAEADAAAAADFDSMESVATADISADELTGTAVYGAGDEEIGSIGDILLSEDGTVDAVVIDFGGFLGIATKPVAVAFDNLTFVRDENGGLILRTPLTAEELEAAPEYDEEAYLSAPEDNSLIVE
- a CDS encoding NAD(P)/FAD-dependent oxidoreductase; translated protein: MGFFDVVVIGAGAAGMMCAATAGQRGRSVLIVDHAEAPGKKIRISGGGRCNFTNIHTSSQSFLSQNPKFAISALRRYRPADFIALVERYGIAYHEKTLGQLFCDGSAQQVIDMLLDEMKAAGVRLELGVGVEAIEPSANGYALRLPDGPVTCTSLVIATGGKSIPKMGATGFAYQVAAQFGVPVVEPRPGLVPLTFEPGMLERLRPLAGVSLDATVSHGKTAFQEGLLFTHRGLSGPSILQISSYWREGNAVAIDLAPQADIAQWLVEARARNGKQSVLNAIAELLPRRVAELVVAQAGVSGNLADLGRKGMDAIVAAISDWRVKPVGTEGYRTAEVTLGGIDTAALSSTDMQVKAVPGLYFIGEAVDVTGWLGGYNFQWAWASGKASGLAA
- a CDS encoding phage holin family protein, with the protein product MALTAPFTAVTDRATSAVRSMGLSVAVYAIIGLIGLVGLGFLIAALYIWLAQETGPLEAALIMGAGFLVLAGISLGIVIARHKHKKEQKRRNSANTAMMASTVSLASTGLRIASRARGRLFWPAVAAIALGWYFGTSGGDDDD